The bacterium genome has a segment encoding these proteins:
- a CDS encoding site-specific DNA-methyltransferase produces MQEIEKRNKELLEEVEKLKRQNKILKEKKHYGIVWEEEKEPEQIVLDCQYKIPILKEVKTKKIIADKEKPQNILIEGDNYHALSVLNYTHKKKIDVIYIDPPYNTGAKDWKYNNNYVDINDLYRHSKWLSMMSKRLWLAKNLLKEDGVLICTIDENEVNHLGVLLEEIFKGYEIHSITIVHNPRGVQGNNFSYTHEYAYFIFRNGLKVIGSKQRDEILEEELRDHGGESLRTDARNCFYPILVKNNKIIGFGKVLPKDFHPKYKNVKLKNNITEVWPIDVKGIERKWVFARQTIEEIKDKLFVGDKKNGEIDIFRRKDTQKPRTVWTGPRYDASTFGSKIVNELTNTSFPFPKSLFNVRDCLECVVKQRKNAIVLDYFAGSGTTGHAVMILNKEDNGNRKFILCTNNENNIAVEVCYPRIKKVIEGHKAWPDITKIPANLRYFKTELLDIDHISHVSDEQKIKLTYQAGEMIALRENTFEEVEKNEWWQIFKDRTKYTAIYFKEDKSKLKELIKKLGKLKENVTLYIFSWGKNEYNNEFTDYKNIKVEDIPEPIIEVYKEVNRLG; encoded by the coding sequence ATGCAAGAAATAGAAAAGAGAAATAAAGAACTTCTTGAAGAAGTCGAAAAACTAAAGAGACAAAATAAAATTCTAAAAGAAAAAAAACATTATGGTATTGTTTGGGAAGAAGAAAAAGAACCTGAACAGATAGTTTTAGATTGTCAATATAAAATACCTATTTTAAAAGAAGTTAAAACAAAAAAGATAATTGCAGATAAAGAAAAACCTCAAAACATACTTATTGAAGGCGATAATTATCATGCTCTTTCTGTTTTGAATTATACTCACAAAAAGAAAATTGATGTCATTTATATTGACCCACCTTATAACACAGGAGCAAAAGATTGGAAGTATAACAATAATTATGTTGATATAAACGATTTGTATCGCCATAGTAAATGGTTGAGCATGATGTCAAAAAGATTATGGCTTGCAAAAAATCTTCTAAAAGAAGATGGTGTTCTTATTTGTACCATAGATGAAAATGAAGTTAATCATTTGGGTGTTTTACTAGAAGAAATTTTTAAAGGCTATGAAATCCATTCCATTACAATAGTTCATAATCCGCGTGGTGTTCAGGGTAATAATTTTTCTTATACCCACGAATATGCCTACTTTATTTTTAGAAATGGATTAAAGGTAATCGGAAGTAAACAAAGAGATGAGATACTTGAAGAAGAATTAAGGGATCATGGCGGAGAATCTTTAAGGACAGATGCGCGCAATTGTTTTTATCCAATACTAGTTAAAAATAATAAAATAATTGGGTTTGGAAAAGTCCTCCCTAAAGATTTTCATCCTAAATACAAAAATGTGAAATTAAAAAACAATATTACTGAAGTTTGGCCTATTGATGTCAAAGGAATTGAACGAAAATGGGTATTTGCTAGACAAACAATTGAAGAAATAAAAGATAAACTTTTTGTGGGAGATAAGAAAAATGGAGAAATTGATATTTTCAGAAGGAAAGACACACAAAAACCAAGGACTGTTTGGACAGGACCAAGATATGATGCAAGTACATTTGGGTCGAAAATAGTAAACGAACTTACCAATACTTCTTTCCCTTTCCCGAAATCTCTTTTCAATGTCAGAGACTGTCTTGAATGTGTAGTCAAACAAAGAAAAAACGCAATTGTCTTAGACTATTTCGCTGGCTCTGGGACAACAGGTCACGCAGTAATGATTCTAAATAAAGAGGATAACGGAAATAGGAAGTTCATATTATGCACAAATAACGAAAATAATATAGCTGTGGAAGTTTGTTATCCGAGAATTAAAAAAGTCATCGAAGGACATAAAGCTTGGCCAGATATAACTAAAATTCCTGCCAATTTAAGATACTTCAAAACCGAGCTTTTGGACATTGACCATATTTCTCATGTTTCTGATGAACAGAAAATTAAACTTACTTATCAAGCTGGAGAGATGATCGCCTTAAGAGAGAATACTTTTGAGGAAGTTGAAAAAAACGAATGGTGGCAGATTTTCAAGGACAGAACAAAATACACCGCAATTTATTTCAAAGAAGATAAATCAAAATTAAAAGAATTGATTAAGAAATTAGGAAAGCTAAAAGAAAATGTAACTCTCTATATTTTCAGTTGGGGAAAGAATGAATATAACAATGAATTCACAGACTATAAAAATATCAAGGTGGAGGACATCCCCGAACCAATCATTGAGGTCTATAAAGAAGTAAATCGTTTAGGGTAA